Within the Sebastes umbrosus isolate fSebUmb1 chromosome 5, fSebUmb1.pri, whole genome shotgun sequence genome, the region tatatatatattacatatatatacatatatatatatatatatatatatatatatatatatatatatatatatatatacatatatatatatatatatatatatatatatatatatatacatatatatatatatatatatatatatatatatatatacatatatatatatatatatatatatatatatatatatatatatatatatatacatatatatatatatatatatatatatatatatatatatatacatatatacatatatatatatatatatatatatatatatatacatatatatatatatacatatatatatacacatatatatatatatatatatatatatatatatatatatatatatatacatatatatatatatatatatatatacatatatatatatatatatatatacatatatatatatacatatatatatatatatatatatatatatatacatatatatacatatatatatatatatatatatatatatatatacatatatatatatatatatatatatatatatatatatatatatatacatatatatatatatatatatatatatacatatatacatatatatatatatacacacatatatatatatatatatatacatatatatatatatatatatatatacatatatatacatatatatatatacatatatatacatatatatatatatatgtgtgtatatatatatatatatatatatatatacatatatatatatatatatatatgtgtgtatatatatatatatatatatatatatacatatatatatatatatacatatgtatatatatatatatatatatatacatatatatatatatatatacatatatatatatatatatatatatatatgtatatgtatatatatatatatatatatgtatatatatatatatatgtatatatatatgtatatatatatgtatatatatatatatatatgtatatgtatatatatatatacatatatatatatatatatatatacatatatatatatatatatatatatatatacatatatatatatgtatatatatatatacatatataaatatatatgtatatatatatatacatatgtactgtatgtatatatatatatacatatatatatatatatatatatacatatatatatatatatatatatatatgtatatatatatatacatatatatatatatatatatatatacatatatatatatatatatatacatatatatatatatatatatacatatatatacatatatatatatatatatatatatacatatatatatatatatacatatatatatatatatatatatacatatatatatatatatatatatatatatatacatatatatatatatatatatatacatatatatatatatatatatatatatatacatatatatatacatatatatatatatatatatatatatacatatatatatatatatatatatacatatatatatatatatatatatatacatatacatatatatatatatatatataaataaaacttttttaGTTTATTGTGCTCACCGACATGTGatttttgtgtctcttcatgTGGTGATCTTAAAAAATCCTTCTGGGCTTAAAAGTTGGATCATAAGGCAACAAGGTGGATCAATGCAACCCATAATTATAcgtgcataaagaaatgtgtatatAGTTTATTTAATAACTCTTCCTcactttaaaggggcactccatcggtttagtattgcacttccataatgTTGGGGGACTCCCAAAAGACAgtttaatagatagatagatggatagataaatgtactttattgatcccaaatagGAAAATTACTGTtcaggaacagtaaatatacatatcaacactagggatatatatctatagaatacacaatatgaaaaatatattggaattagggctgtcaatcgattaaaatattttatcgcaattaatcgcatgattgtccgtagttaatcgcgattaatcggaaattaatcacacatttttttatctgttcaaatgtaccttaaagggagatttgtcaagtatttaatactcttatcaacatgggagtggacaaatatgctgctttgtgcaaatgtatgtatatatttattattggaaatcatttaacacaaaacgatgacagatattgtccagaaaccctcacaggtactgcatttagcataaataatatgctcaaatcataacatggcaaactgcagcccaacagacaacaacagctgtcagtgtgtcagtgtgttgacttgattatgacttgcccccaaactgcatgggattgtcataaagtgggcatgtctgtaaaggggagactcgtgggtacccatagaacccattttcattcacatatcttgaggtcagagtttcaaggggacccctttgaaaatggccatgacagtttctccacaacaagctaacatgacatggttggtaccaatggattctttagggttttctagtttcatatgatgccagtatcttcactctacttttaaaactgagcccgctaccacctaaaaaccgcaagttCCGACGTGTTAaaagaatttagtggcgttaaaatttttttgtgtttacacgttattatctcgttaactttgacagccctaattagaatacactataaatatatcaAACTACTTTGActaacatataaaatataaacataggatgacatactatacagtagcaaagtgtgcaaatgTATTGctttatttgtaataaaataaattaaagaaatgaattTGACTCCTGACTTTTAGTACATTAAAAAGTCACTGATTTGTGTTCATACTTAGATCCTCCAGGAGATCCGTAACCGGACCATCAGGACTGTGTGCAGCCAGAAGAACATGCCCCACAGCATCTGGTCCCTGAGCCCCCCGCAGAGGAAGACGCTGCTGCAGCACATCCTGGTGAACGACCAGTACCACTTCCTGTACTGCTACGTCCCCAAGGTGGCCTGCTCCAACTGGAAGAGGGTCCTGAAGGTTCTGAACGGAGCTCTGGAGAACGTGGAAGTCAACATCAAGATGGACCACCGCAGCGACCTGCAGTTCTTGTCCTCCTTTAAACCCGAGGAGATCCGCCACCGCCTCAAGCACTACTTCAAGTTCATGTTCGTGCGGGAGCCCATGGAGCGCCTGCTCTCTGCGTACAGGAACAAGTTTGGAGAGATCGTGTCCTACCAGAAAAAGTACGGCGTGGAGATCGTGAAGCGGTACAGAAAAGGTCGCGCCAAGGACGCGGCTGTGACGGGAGACGATGTGACGTTTGCAGAGTTTGTCCGTTACTTGCTGGATGAGGATGCGGAGCGCATGAATGAGCACTGGATGCCGGTGTACAACTTGTGCCAACCCTGCGCCGTGTCCTACGACTTCATCGGCTCCTACGAGCACCTTGAGAGTGATTCGGACTTTGTGCTTCAGCGCGTCGGAGCGCCACCTCACGTTCGCTTCCCGGAGAGGCAAACGTGGTACAAGCCCGTCACCACGGAGACGTTGCACTATTATCTGTGCACGTTACCGCAGAAGCTACTGAAGGAACTCCTGCCCAAGTACATTTTAGACTTTTCCCTCTACGCTTATCCTCTCCCCAACACAACCACTGAACACTGCCGGCACTAAATGTGCAAGTTTTTATAGCTCTGAGATTATTTTTATAgagaatacttttttttactattgttATTCCTGGAGACAGTATTTTGAGAGCTGTTACAAATTTTTACTTGAGATGTTTCAAATATCATCGCAAAAATGCTGATTATTGGAAAAGATGGAGACTTGAAACCACTAAAGCTTGAAATCAGctcaagacaaagaaaaaaaatcaggttgGCTACGTTCACATTACGGGGTTTAGAGACTGCCCATTGTTCAAAAAATACACACTGGAGTTGTTGGAGTCCAGTGACTACCAGACTCTGTTTACATATTCTCCTAAATCATAACGTATGTAACATTTGTGTGAATCCTAAAGAAAGACTTTTCATTTCGGctgatatttaactttaacagctcttCTGTGAAGTAAATGAAATAAACGAGTAGTGTACGATGTGTGACGTTACTGTTTGACATCTCGAAACTCCGCCAGTCAGCACGTCCGTGGCTCAGATCTGAATCAGATTTCTGTGTCCATACTACTCTGGAAAAAATCTAATCTGTATCACTTGAGAGCAAAAACATTTGGGCCCAATTTGCTTGTAATGTGAACGTAGCTTTAGGCAACATCCACACTTaaacgtttttgttttaaaacgcatATTTGTATGCCTAACATCCACACTACTCCGGCATTTTCGagcccctaaaacggagacgAATGAAAACACTGCTGACCCCATTTTAGTTTGAAAACTCTGGGGTTGCGctttagtctggacggacagaaacggagacctCTGAAAACGATGACGCAGACACCCATGTTtgcttcttgattgggtcttgTCAGTCCTCACGTGTCCTTCCCCGATTCGTCACGCCCCATCTTCTGTTACCTTTTCCggtagaaaacaaacaacatcagcCCTGGATGAAGAGTTACAAGCGTTTTCTGACCTTGTTGTCTCTGCttgcagctgttgtgcagttaaattcagcattttattatgctactactgcctacatgcgcAGGTGGCGAGCTATTATTTTAGCGCTTTGCATCAATTCCTATGTCCAGCGCTGTTTTCTGTTTACACCGGCACACGTATGCCCAGCgtacgtgaatggtcatgtgacATGCGCTTTCAGGCGTGCTTGTCTGGACGGAGAttcagtattagtattagtgtggatgtagccttagtCAACATGTTCCTGTCATGCACTGTTACAGTAAATGAACCAAGTCAGTATATATTGATGGAAATGTAAATAAGGTTTCAAGACCAAACTCTGTTTTGCTTGTTTCTTCATCTGCACGTTGGAGAAGGTGAAGGGTAAAATGGGCccttttgtatttcctgttgcaatgtttgttaatgcagtagctgacagaaagtaaacttggaccaaagggCAACAggatggcaatgaaaaggtctatagctTCTGGGGGCATACAGTGGTTTAGCAGGCTAAAACACAAACCATGTACTCACAGGTTTGTGGGTTTTAAATCAagctttgtgtctttttgttttatgtgtcaCAGCCTCTCCTCCCCGTCCGTCTTTACTATAACTttgtaacaaaacaaaagaaaagttcAAGTTTTGTGATGTATGTATTTTTATcgctttattttaaaaataatttaataatttaaacatcattagaaaaaaacatgaatattaagCATAAAACACATTGACCACAGGGTTGAACGAATACTTCTCTTGCTACATGTGTGAGGTTATAGTTGCTCTGAACCAAAAGCTGAATACTAATTTTATCAATGACTGTGTAACATACTGACAGAGAGGAAGTGGAGTCAATGAGAAGTTGTTGTCGACTGTTGGCACTGTTATTAGTTTTAGCAAACACCCAGGCATGGTTTCAGCCTGAGCCTTTATGGCTGAACTGGTACATAAAGttgtaatgtttataaatgcCAAGACGTATGGAGACCCTCACAATTCATGTCCAGACTCAAAACTAGTGGTTTCTGACTCACTCATCATATTCTTCATCTTTCTGTCTCTAGTCATTAATCCTTGAAGCTCACACTTctgaaaaagagacagaaaaaaagattttggtgaaataaggcagaggatttttttttttgaaatagtTTTCATTGTTGTTCTTTATCCAACAGCTGTGCTTCCTGTTTAAAGTTAAAAATCATTTCCTGAACCAAAAACAATGAATAGCTGCATAATTTTCATGCCCAAAGCCTTACTTGTCTGCTGACTTGTCGGTGGAGCGGTTGAGAGTTCGTAGGATGGAGCGTTCTGGGGAGGTGTGATGGGAACTGGAGGAGACGTCGAGGGACGAGAAAGACACGCCCTGTCTGCGCATCTCCTGAACGGCCCTTTCactgaggacagagagacaatCAGACAATCACAACATGTATTATGTATTGTGCCTTCACTGTGTTGTTACATCCTTGTTACTACAGCaagtattaaagctgcaagtTCTTACTTGTAAATCACTGTAACTTTTGGTAATCAATTAAgttgtttgagtcattttttaaacaaaagtgTCAGAAGTCATTGGTCATTTTTTTGTATGCATTATATGTAAGTAACTTgagtatctttgggttttgaaatGTTGGTCTGACAAAACAATTTTAAGATGTTGCCTTGGGCTCTGAATTggtgagaaaataattggcaggttaattgataataaaaagaatcattagttgcagccctatatgtCCAGATATTCTAAAAAGTAcaacagtttcattttcaccaaACTTCGTATCAGGAAATTGTTCAGTTTCCAGCTGTAAGAGGAAACTTTTAGCTGGTTCACAGTAAATTGGGACATTTTCAGTCTGATGTCTCTAACATCCTGATGATATGCTACTTCAAAGATAAAacaaaggcacaatgagtaggattttcttaaaattaaaaaaaaaaaatgtatagactgatacaaaaataatcctaTTAATCAGAAGACCAAAAGGCAAATGACTTAGTATATTGAGCCaccgttaatgaaagttacgtggaatgataatgagtataacaagcgagaaaatCCACTATTGGGCTGGTGGGAGTGGTGGtgtatgggtcaaacaaacactggacttttcaCGTTCACTTCCAGTCTTTTTAAGCCGAACCTTGATGTTTTTTACAAACCCTAACccagtacttttgttgcctaaacctaactaaatagtgttgtattgtgttttttgttttgtttacaacattaactacgtgtttaaaactgcgaccgtatccaagagaaaatacatttccctcgaaatgtcattgagaatgcagtttagttgtatgggaatgttaTTTTGCAGGAGACAGGATTGTATAATTACTAAATTATAGAATACATAATATATTGGTATTAGTAGAGTCACTTCACAAAGCtaatataaaataacttttgtaGTAATACTGACGGATCTAATTTGTGTCAAACTTCCAGCTATGGTTCCCCTCCATTGAATGAGGTCTGTGCTTCGGTAAGAGTTTAAAAGTCAGCTCACCGTTCAAAGCGCTCGCTGGTCAACTGTCTTTTTAGAACGTCCATCTCCGTCTGCAGCTGAGAGACTTTGCCGCGTAGCTGGGACACCTCCCTGGCATGCTCCGCTCTGAGtgtattcacacacacgcaaacaaatCATAAtcaacaatttgaaaaaaaaaaaaaggcattcatTCAAGTCTTACAGCTCAAGCCAAGATATTGGATTTTGTTTACGTCTTGCTGTCAGCCAGGGTCAGCCGATCACGTAGGACCTTCAGCTCCGAATCTCTCTCGCTGGCTGTCAGGTGGGTCTGGAACTCCTTGTGCCGATTGGTGGAGAGAAGTGTCTCCAGGTTACGGACAGTCAGCCTCTCGCTGGCCAGTTGTTTCTTCAGTAGCTCTGCCTCCGACCGAACATCCTCCAGTTCTCCTGTGACCTAGAAAACATGcagattttatttaaataactgcTCACCTACGTCATGTACGACCTACAGCTGGATGCAACCAGTTCACAGCAAAGCAGCAGGCCTCACCCTCTCTAGGTCCATGCTCCTGGAGGTGAGCTGACGTGCAACGAGCTCCTTGCCAGAGTCCAGTTTGACACACAGCTCCCTGACGGATGCCAGATCCGAGAGGAGAGCGGCCTTCTCCTCCTGTGCTTTGTGTAGATCCTCCTCTAGTCGGGACATTCCACGCACCAGCGACGACACTTGGGCCTCATAAGCCTGCAGGGCCTGCGTATGCTTGGGGAAACGGCGGGGTGAAAGGTACATTCATCACACGCTGGTATAAACACCTCTGAATGTCTGTATATTCTCACATTGTAGCTTCTACAATTCTAGTTGACCTTTGTCTCAGCTGCTTATACCTGTTGGATTTCCCTCCCCTGGTGGCCGACAGTATCGCGAAGGTGTCTGCGTTCTGTGTCTGAGGAGAGCAGCTCCAGGCGGATGGAGTTATTGAGGCCTTCAAACTGCTGCAACttctgctcctgctcctccacctCAGAGTGGGCCATCCTGAAACGATCCAGCAGGTCCCTGTTCTCTTGCTCCTGTGGGGGTCAACACCGAGCGGTCAACTGGCAGACACGAGAGGGTGTATAGGATGACATTATCTACTATATAGTGTAGTCTTCTCTTGCCTTTGTGGCCATCAGTTTCTCTATTCTGGCCACTTCAGATATGTAAGAGTGGACCCTCATCTTCAGCTCATCCTTCTCATGCAACgcctcctccatctccacaTGTACAgcctgcacaaacacaacaggagctgctgttattttccttcttttctttgtgtATGACGCAGAAGAAACAACTTACATACTTGGTTCTCTCTGGTCATTGTGGCCAGGTCATCTTGCAGCCTCCTGTTCTCTCTGATTGTgatttctttgtctctcttgaGTCCAGCCAGCTCCTCCTGACAGGCATCCAGCTGCCTCCTCAGGCTGGCGATCTCCCTCTCACGGCTGTTCAACGCCCCCTGCAGCTGACTGCGAGgatcacacattaacacatcagCTTCTTATTTCTTGTATGAGACTTTCATCGTGACATTTAgatgcattaaaaacaaaaacaaaactctgaGAGCACGATACTCACGCTAGTGAGGTGTCCATGTTTGCGACTGTGAGTCTCACATCTTCAAGGGTCTGTC harbors:
- the chst14 gene encoding carbohydrate sulfotransferase 14, translating into MLPRRQDYGMNRPGGGPRSSSVISFRTPVSPVGSGRSSVRRSSAVLPSVLTFLVIVASGGLLLMIEKGMLNSMETPPPRGNRGNRDGDGNGRLDFIRQAAERLSPAAVDQDSQILQEIRNRTIRTVCSQKNMPHSIWSLSPPQRKTLLQHILVNDQYHFLYCYVPKVACSNWKRVLKVLNGALENVEVNIKMDHRSDLQFLSSFKPEEIRHRLKHYFKFMFVREPMERLLSAYRNKFGEIVSYQKKYGVEIVKRYRKGRAKDAAVTGDDVTFAEFVRYLLDEDAERMNEHWMPVYNLCQPCAVSYDFIGSYEHLESDSDFVLQRVGAPPHVRFPERQTWYKPVTTETLHYYLCTLPQKLLKELLPKYILDFSLYAYPLPNTTTEHCRH